The genomic window CGTTCAAAAAAAGGATGGGGCGATACCAGCGATGAGGCGGAACAGTTTCCCACCGGGCGGAAAAAGCAGCGGCGGATCAACAAAGACCGTCTGCCGCGACGAACATCGCGAGCGGAGAATGGGCAGCCTGAAGTTTCATGATTCGCGGAGGTGAGAAGGGTGTTCCCGATCTTGCCACGCACCTCACACAGAAGGTGGCGACGACCGAATCTGGTCCGGCTTTCCGAATAAGGCAAGCATTAAATTACTATATTAAGCAATTTTATAATGTTTTAATTATCGGGCCATGCGCCTCGGTTTCTCCGTTGACAGCAGGAATCGATATCCGGGAAATTCTGTTTTGTTGAAACCGCTCCAGTTCCTACTTCCGGCAGCGACATTGGTTCTCGGTTCCTATTGGATCACCCACCAGGTGGGGACGCTTGCGGAGGTGGAACGTGGCAACTTGGAACTGAAGACCAAGATCCGGAGCGGTTCCGTTTCCCGCTTCGATCAGCCGACGGAGACAGAGGAGCCGGTCATCAGGATCGGAAACGATTCCCACCCTCCGGACTGGAAAACAATCCTCGCCCGGTTTTCACAAATCAAAACCGGCACTCCATACAATCCAAATATCATCAACCAGCAGCTCGGCGCGATGGATTCGGACGAATTGCTCGCCGCCTTGGATGAGATCGAGAGGTTGGAGGCATCGCGCCGGGAGAAGGATTGGCTGGTCGCGATGGTGGTCGGACCGCTGATGAAAAAGAACACCGAGGCGGGACTCGACCGTTTTATCGATCGACTCGAAGACGCCGGAAGCGGATTCCTCGACGACTTGAACCGGGCCTTCGGGCAATGGGTGGAGGACAACCCGGCGGGTGCGCGGGCATGGTTTGATCGCCAGATCATGGCTGGAAATTTCGACAGCAGGACGATCGATGGCAGATCCCGGTCCCGAGTGGAATTCGAATCGATTCTGATGAAATCCATGCTGGCGGCAAATGTGTCGGACGCGCGTGACCGGCTTGCCGGGATGCACCAGGACCAGCGGGTCGAGGTGATGCAGGCATTCCAAGTCCCGGAGCTCAACGACCAGGAAATCAAAAATTATGCGTCTCTCGTCCGGGAACAACTGATGGAGGAGGATTCAAACCGTGTCATCGCGCGGACCACGGCCCGCGCGTTGATCCAATCCGACCTCGCCGGGGTGTCCCTCCAGTTGGATCGTATCGGCGCGACGCCGGCGGAACGCGTGGAGGCGGTCAAACAGGTGTGGTCGAATATCGAGATGGGTTTCGGCCCCTATCGCAGGTTGAGTCTCGAAAGGATCGATGCCGCACGAACGTGGATGACGTCCCAGGCGCCGGATGCGGATGTGGAACGGATGATCGGCGGAACATTGGCCAAGGCCGCCAGGCAGGGAAGCCTGTCGTTTCCGGAGGCGCTGGCACAGGCCATTGTCTACTATGAAAATAGTGGCAAAGAAGACGGACTGGCGGGCTTCCTGGAAAGTGATGTCGCGGCGGAGCACCGTGCCGAAGCGATCCCTCTGCTGGACAAGGTGTCCGACACGGAGGTCCGTACCAGGCTGGTGAAAAAACTCGAATCGGGAGACCGGTGAATCATGAGAACCTCCCTTTCACTCACGCTCGTCCTGCTGGCGGTGATCGTCCCGATCGGATGGAAAAACCATCACAAGATCCAACATGCTCTGGATGTCCGGCAGCGCCTTGAAAAAGAAACCGCCGGTTCCGCCCTCGATTCCGGCCCGGGCGGTTTCCCCACCAAACGCCCCAGGGAAACACGCTCTCCGGACGCAGGACAACTCACCGCGGACATCCTCGCCTTCCTGAAGGAGCCGAAAAAGCCAGCTCCGGACGGGAAGGATGTCCACCTCGGGAGTCTCAGCGGACGCATCCGCGAGCTGAACGCGGGCGAGCTGAAGCAGCTCGTGGCCGATCTGAATTCCACTGATCTCCCTGAGAGCGGGGATCGCGAGAATCTCATGAGGATTTCCCTCCGCATCCTCACGGAGAAGAGCCCGCAACAGGTGCCGCTTCTCTTTTCCCAGATGCCGGATTTATACAAACGTCTTGCCCCGGCGGAATCCATCGTTGCCGCGGCACTTGGCGAATGGGCGAAAAGGGATTCATCAGCGGCGGTGGAATGGTTCCGTGAGAATTCAAAACAGCACCCGGAGCGGTTTTCCGCGCTGACGGGATCCGCCCTCGTCAGGAACGCGTCCGAGCAGGACCCGACGCTGATGTTCAAATTCATCCGGGAGCTTGGAGTCACCGAACTCTCGATGGATCGCCTCGTCCCTCAATCGGGGAAAACGCCCGAGGGCAGGACATCGATCTTGAAGGCGCTTAGGGAGCATCTCGCCACCCTGCCGGACAAGGCGGAGTCGGAAAAAATCCAGTCGCAGGTCCTCGGAGAATTCGTTCGCCAGACCGTTTACGAAGGCTACCCCGCAGCTACCCGATGGTTGGAGTCATCCAGGCTGGAGCCGGAAGAGCTGGCGGTTTTCGCCAGGCATTTGGGCAGTTGCGGCATGTATGACGAGACAGGGAAATGGACCGAATGGATGAGCCGGAAACTGCCTCCCGCCCAAGCCTCGGAAACGATCCAAACCATGGTCGCCAGCTGGAGCCGGACCCACTACAAGGCCGCCGGACAGTGGTTGGCAACCGCCCCGGAAGGTCCGGCGAAAACAGCGGCCATCCGCGGTTATGTCGAAACCGTTTCCCGTCACGACCCGATGAATGCGGCGCAATGGGCGATGACCCTGCCGGCGGGAAACGACCGGGATTCGACACTCAGGCTCATCCACCAAAACTGGCCGGAGGGAGATTCCCCGGAGAGGGATGCCTTTGCCAAAAAACACGGGATTGATTGACCTCCCGAACCGGGGACTTCCGCCTTCGCCTTTCAGTCGGTAGGATGAAATTTCCAAAAAATATTTGTCCGTTTTCTTCCGCGCCCGGACAGATCCATTCCAGAACATGCAGAACACCTCCCCCACCGATGCCGAACTCCTAGCCGAATGGGTGAGGCATCAGCGTGAGGCCGCGTTCCACCAACTCGTGACGCGCTATGCCGGGCTGGTCCACGCCGCAGCCCGGCGCATTGGCAACGATGATGCTCTGGCAGACGAGGCAACCCAACTCGTTTTTATCCTGCTAGCCCGGAAAGCAGGATCGCTCGTCTCGCGAGGGTCGCTGGCTGGTTGGCTCCACCTCACCGCAGTCATGCAGACGAAAAATCTGCTGCGCGCCTCCCGCCGTGAAAACCGCAAGCGCACCTCGCTGCAAGCCGCCATGCAAAACCAACCCCATCACCCGCACGATTCATGGAAGGAAATGCAGCCAGAGCTTGATGAAGCGCTCGCCGCATTGTCGGAAAAGGATCGGGAAGCGCTTTTGCTGCGTTTTTACCGATCCCTCGCAGTCAGGGAAGTGGCCCTGATCCTTGGCATCGCCACGGACTCCGCGCAGAAACGCATCGACCGCGCCACAGGGCGGCTTCGTGAGAAACTCGCGAAACGGGGTTGCGTGGCAGGTGGCTCCCTGACCGCCGCCATGCTCACAGGTTTCACCTCCGACGCAAAGGCGGCGGGACTGCCGATTTCCGCCCTGACCAGCAAGGCCATCGCCGCTGGATCCTCCACTTCCCTGACTCTCCCCATCCTCCTGACCACCGTCATGAAAGCCACCACCTTCGCGCCACCCGTCATCGCCCTCATCCTCGGCGGTGCGTGGATCGTCACCCAGCGGCAAACCATCCAAGCGCTGGACCGGCACAGCGATCTCTTGGAAACCACAGTTTCCACCCGCACCTCCGCTCTCATAGCCGACGCCTCACCCGCGAAACTCCAGCGGAGCAACACTTATAAAAACAGCAGGCTTTCGATCGACTGGAGCGTCGTCGCCGAACAATTCGCGAAGGCGAACCCGCCCGGCCAGCTCAATAAGGTCGACCAATTCATGTTGGAGAAGCGGTTGGGTGAAATGACGCAGGAAGATTTGCTGGCCGGGATCGATGATATTTCGAGCCTTGATACTACCAGGGAGATGAAGGAGAGTATGGAGGAAGCTCTTCTGCGCGTGCTCGGCGGGAAATTCCCTGAATTTGCGGTGGTCAGTCTGATCCGGCGCTATCAAGACGCCACCGGGCCCGTCCCGCTCTGTCTTGCGGAGGCGTTCGGAAAATGGGCGCATTACGATTTCGCAAAAGCCTCCGCATGGATGGACGAACAGATCGCCGCCGGAACATTCGACTATAAATCTCTCAGCGGGGAAAACTGGCTGCAGAACAAACTCCAACAGGTCGTGGTAAAATCGCTTCTTTCCCAACCGGGCGACGCCGCCACCCTCCGCGTGATGCAGGTGCCGGAGGAGTCGCGCGAGAACTTTCTCCTCGAAGTGGCGTTGGATCCGCTGAAGCAGGACGAAACAGCCTCTTTCGCCAAACTGGTCAGGAACTCGCTTCCAGTCACCGGACAGCAGAAGGTGTTCAGTTGGGCGGCCTGCAAATTGGCCGAAGACCTGCCAGCGGTCGCGCCGTTTCTGGAGAACATCGGAGCCACATCCGAGGAGCGCGCGTTCTGCGTGGCAAATGTCGCGGTTTCCAAAATTGGAAACATTTCTCTCCAAAGAAAAATCGGCGGCACCGACATCGCCGCGATCCGCAAATGGATCGGAGAGCAGTTGCCGGAAGCCGTGGATCAGGTCACCGCCCGGGTGCTGGACAATGCGGTGCGGATGCGGGCCAAAACGACCTTCTCCGAAGCCGCCGCGTTCGCAGTGGAGTTCTCCCACTCCAGTGGAAATGACGAACTCCTCGGCGAGTTTTTAAAAAGTTCCGCGGCACAATCCAACAAGGATCATGCCCGTACCCTCGCGGAAAAAATCTCCGATGAAGCCCTCCGTAAGGAGATCCTCAAAAGCCTAGACTGATTCCCCGATCATGAAAATCTCCATCGCCGTCACCTTTCTCATCCTCACCCTCGCCGCAGGCATCGGTTGGACCGACCGGCAACGACTCATTGTCGCGACCGCGAGGAACGCCCGACTCGTCTCACGCGCCGCAGAACTCCGTATTCCTGCCTCCTCCCCCACACTGGAACACTCCGCCCCTGTTACCAAACGCGACCGCGACACCCACGACACCGTCGCCAGGGAATCCGTCGGCAGGTTCCTCGCATGGATGCGGCAACTCGATGAAATCCAAAAAACCGGCCTGGCGATCGATGACGCGACGCAGAAAGAAGTAATGATGCAACTGGCCTCCTTCGGCCCTTCCGAAATGGAGATGCTGCTGATCGAAGTGCTCGATAAGAACGAATTCGGCGGGAAGCTCCGCGACGTCGTCCTCTCCATTCCCATGTTGAAACTCGCCAGCGTCAATCCTCTGACAGCGCTGCGCCTCCTGCCGAAATTTTCCGCTACGACACGGGAAGACTCCGACCCGATTCTGGCCAAAGTGATCGAAACTTCCCTGCCCGCCGGAGGACGGACCGATCCCCTAGCGACGGTCGCATGGCTGCGGGAGAACGGAGGGAATTACTCAAAGTTCATCAGGGAGGATGACAAGAGGGGGATTTTATCGGGAGTCGGAAGAAAAGACCCGGCCCTCGCGTTCAAGCTCATCGGAGATTTGGAAATCAAGGACAACCACCAAGCGCTCAAGGCCATTCTCAGTGCGCCAAAGACACCGGAGGAACGCACCGCAACCCTGACGGTTCTCCGCCAGCACCTCGCCACCATCACGGACGAGGATTCCCGTAAGGAAATGTCCAAGTCGGCGGTCGCACACCTTGCGAACTGTTCGCACCAGTACGGCTATGACACCACGATCGAGTGGCTCGCCTCCGCGCGGCTCACCCCTGCGGAGTCGGATGCGTTCCTTTCCACCCTGGTTTATTCCAACGTGAAAAAAGACGCTCCGAAATGGATCGGTTGGATGGAGGAAAATCTCCCGCCAGATCGAGCGGATGAGCATGTTTCCACCATGATGATCGACTGGACGCGGCAAGATTATCAAGCAGCGGGCAAATGGCTGGCCACCACTCCGCAGGGCGCGGCAAGGAACACCGCCGTCCGGGCTTATGCCACCACGGTTTCCACTTACGAACCCGAAGCCGCCACCCAATGGGCGATGACCCTTCCCGCTGGAAAAGACCGCGAACGGACGCTGCGGCAGATCTACGACAACTGGCCGCAGGAAGAATCCGCGGCGAAAGCCGGTTTCGCCAGGGAACACGGGATCAGATGAGTTCCGGCCTGTGGAGCGGCGGCGCAGCCGGCGGGTGGACGCGGGAAATGAAATCACCGGATTTTTTTGTCCGGTATCCGGGGTGACATGACACTCTTTTTCAGAACATGGAAAAGTCCGCGCCATCCGACCCCGAACTGCTCGCCGAGTGGCTGGAGCAAGACCGCGAAGCCGCGTTCCACGCGCTGGTCGCCCGCTACGCCGGACTCGTGCATTCGACAGCCAGAAGAACCTGCCGTGACGACTCGATGGCGGGCGAGGTTTCCCAGCTCACTTTCATCGCGCTCGCACAAAAGGCGAGATCCCTCACCTCATGCGCATCGCTCGGCGGCTGGCTCCACCTCACCGCGATGATGCAGGCGAAAAACCTGATCCGCAAATCCCAGCGGGAAAACCGCAAACTCCAGCACCTGCAGGCAGCCATGGAATCCGAGCCACCCCGCCCGTCCCACGATGTCTGGCAGGAAATGCAACCCTTGCTCAACGACGCTCTCGCCTCGTTGTCGGAAAAAAATCGCGAAGCATTGTTGCTCCGGTTTTACCGCTCACTGTCCGTTCGGGAAATCGCCCGGACACTCGGCATCGCGACGGATGCGGCCCAAAAACGCATCGACCGCGCGACCGAACGCCTTCGCGGCAAGCTCGCGAAACGCGGATGCGCCGCAGGCGGCTCGCTGGCCGCCGTCATGCTCGCCGGTTTCGCCACCGACACACAGGCCGCCGCACTGCCGGTTTCCCTGCTCGCCTCCAAGGCTCTCGCCGCAGGCACCGCCGCCACGGGCGCCTTTCCCGGAACCACCTCCTTTTTTAATGGCGGGAGTCTCCGGGGCGGAATGAATTCCGCGCTCCATTTTCCACCCATCTCCACCCTTCCCTCACACGCTGCAGATCCCCACCGCCTGCCGCAGGCTCTCCAGTGGATTTTCCGCCAGCGGAATGAACTCCTGCCCGACGAACCCGTCATAACCCGTTTCCACAATCGCACGCATGATGGCGGGGTAGTTCAGCTCCTGGGTGGAATCGATTTCATTCCTGCCCGGGCAGCCGCCGGTATGGTAGTGGATGAACCAGCGGTGGTTCTCACGGATGGTGCGGATGACATCACCTTCCATGATCTGCATGTGATAGACGTCGTAAAGCAGGCCGAAATTCCCGCTGTCCAACAGCTCGCACAACCGGACACCCCACGCGCTGTGATCGCATTGGTAGTCCGGGTGGTCGATCCTGCTGTTGAGCAGTTCCATCACGAGCGTGATGCCCAGCTCTTCCGCCAATGGCAGCAGGCGGCGCAGACCGGTGGCGCAATTCCGAAGCCCCTCCTCATCGCCGAGCCCCTCGCGGTTGCCGGAAAAGACGATGACGTTTTTCACTCCGGCGGCGGCGGAAGCCCGGAGGTGGGGTTCGTAGATTTCCACGAGGGTGTCGTGGTGTTCGAGACGGTTGAAGGCCTTTTCAATGCGCCCGACTTCGATTCCATCGGGGGTTTTTCCCGTGGGAAAGCTCATCATCGCACAGACCAGTCCGTGGCTTTTCAACAAGGGCATGTCCTCGGGCATCACCAGTTCTATGGAGGAGATGCCAATGTCATTCGCGGCGAGACAGAGGGTTTCCAACGGTATGTCGGAATAACACCAGCGGCAGAAGGAATGGTTGATGCGGGACATGGCGGAGGACCATGAACATCGAACGCCGGACGCTCAACATTGAACATCGGAAGGAAGCGAAACAAAGAAGAACCACCGGTATCCCGGTGTCACGCCACGCCGAGGCGTTCCCGGAGGTCGGCGGTCCATAGGACTGCGACGATCTCCTCTTGTGCGGCTTCCATGGTGGCGCGTTCGCGGGAATCCTCGTCTTCGTGCCCCGCCAGATGCAGCAGTCCATGCACGAAATAGCGCAGGATCTCACGAGCGAGCGGCTCCCCATATTCAGCAGCCTGCCGCTCCGCCACTCCGGCTCCGATGACGATCTCCCCGTGATGGAAGGTGATCACATCGGTCGCTCCCTCGATGTTCATGAAGTCGCGGTGGACCTGGTCGCTGGTGGCGTCATCCACAAGGGCGACCTCGAGCGTTGCCAGGTGGGAAAGAGGCGAGTCGTCTTCGGCGGCGTTCTCCAGTGCCAGCCGCGCGGCCTCGTGGGCGATGCTTTCAAGCGCCGTGAGCCAGCTTTCGGGGATTTCCGTGGCTTCCTGGTTGTTGCCAATGATGACTTCGAGCGACATGATAATGGTTTTCCGTCTGAAAGGCATCAGGCACGCTTCGGCATCGGGATGACACGTCCGCCGTGGCTGGGATCGCTCGAGAGCCGCTTGGTGGCGGAGGCTGAATCGTCCTTCGGGTAGTCGATGCGGCTGTGAAGCATGCTGCGCAACGTGCTGGAGAAGCTGTCCTTGACCAGGGCGAGCTCGCGGAGAGTGAGCGGGCATGCGTCCAGCTGGCCATCGTTGATTCTCGTCCGGACAATGTCGTCGACGAGCGCGCGGATCTTCGCCGGCGTGGGTTTTTGCAGCGAGCGGGAAGCGCTTTCCACACTGTCCGCCAGGGAAATGATGCCGCTCTCACGCGTGCTCGGGCGGGGGCCGGGGTAACGGAAATTCTTCTCCTCCACCATCGGGAGATCCTCCGGGTTTTCCAAACGGCGGTCGACTTTTTCCATCTCCGCCTTTTTCTGCTCCTGTGCCCGACGGTAGAAATAATAGACCAGCGAATCCCCGTGATGTTCCTGGATGACGTCGATGATGCGCGGGTTGAGCTTGTTTTTCACCGCCAGATCGACGCC from Luteolibacter yonseiensis includes these protein-coding regions:
- a CDS encoding hydroxypyruvate isomerase family protein, with protein sequence MSRINHSFCRWCYSDIPLETLCLAANDIGISSIELVMPEDMPLLKSHGLVCAMMSFPTGKTPDGIEVGRIEKAFNRLEHHDTLVEIYEPHLRASAAAGVKNVIVFSGNREGLGDEEGLRNCATGLRRLLPLAEELGITLVMELLNSRIDHPDYQCDHSAWGVRLCELLDSGNFGLLYDVYHMQIMEGDVIRTIRENHRWFIHYHTGGCPGRNEIDSTQELNYPAIMRAIVETGYDGFVGQEFIPLAENPLESLRQAVGICSV
- the ybeY gene encoding rRNA maturation RNase YbeY, with protein sequence MSLEVIIGNNQEATEIPESWLTALESIAHEAARLALENAAEDDSPLSHLATLEVALVDDATSDQVHRDFMNIEGATDVITFHHGEIVIGAGVAERQAAEYGEPLAREILRYFVHGLLHLAGHEDEDSRERATMEAAQEEIVAVLWTADLRERLGVA
- a CDS encoding RNA polymerase sigma factor, with protein sequence MQNTSPTDAELLAEWVRHQREAAFHQLVTRYAGLVHAAARRIGNDDALADEATQLVFILLARKAGSLVSRGSLAGWLHLTAVMQTKNLLRASRRENRKRTSLQAAMQNQPHHPHDSWKEMQPELDEALAALSEKDREALLLRFYRSLAVREVALILGIATDSAQKRIDRATGRLREKLAKRGCVAGGSLTAAMLTGFTSDAKAAGLPISALTSKAIAAGSSTSLTLPILLTTVMKATTFAPPVIALILGGAWIVTQRQTIQALDRHSDLLETTVSTRTSALIADASPAKLQRSNTYKNSRLSIDWSVVAEQFAKANPPGQLNKVDQFMLEKRLGEMTQEDLLAGIDDISSLDTTREMKESMEEALLRVLGGKFPEFAVVSLIRRYQDATGPVPLCLAEAFGKWAHYDFAKASAWMDEQIAAGTFDYKSLSGENWLQNKLQQVVVKSLLSQPGDAATLRVMQVPEESRENFLLEVALDPLKQDETASFAKLVRNSLPVTGQQKVFSWAACKLAEDLPAVAPFLENIGATSEERAFCVANVAVSKIGNISLQRKIGGTDIAAIRKWIGEQLPEAVDQVTARVLDNAVRMRAKTTFSEAAAFAVEFSHSSGNDELLGEFLKSSAAQSNKDHARTLAEKISDEALRKEILKSLD